From a region of the Acidicapsa acidisoli genome:
- a CDS encoding winged helix-turn-helix transcriptional regulator, whose translation MEVQPKSGVLQFGEFELDVRNYRLRRSEEELKLERIPMELLILLASRPGDLIRREEIVQKLWGDDINVDTENAINTAVRKIRQVLGDDSSNPRFVQTISKRGYRFLAQATQPASPAQPPAPALKAIRVTRAWQFLAGTAALFCISLVFWSLIRSGQVMQVSHYQPITHDGEPKQGPLLSDGVRIYFVSGTMNQRRISEISINGGELSTLASRLESPRLLDLSPNKGELLVTSFGPHPDLSIGEGKGLKESMLWSISLPSGTARRVGDAIADAAAFSPDGQKIAIGWNDGLSLVNSDGTNQRTLTRLPGAISAIRWSPDGRRLRMTVMSATTLHTSLWEVAANGTSPHEVLGGSNPSPAECCGLWSPDGRWYIFQSTRDGKTDIWVLPESSGLIGRRTHSPSQLTAGQINSLAPEMSPDGSRLFIIGQQLRGELDRYDARLKQFVPYLNGISAEFLDFSRDGKWLAYVSFPDHLLWRCDVHGEQCLQLTQPAMQPAAPRWSPDSTRLAFFDTSPGKPFKLFVVPANGGSPAAVVDQPWNEIDPNWSPDGHTLVFSHFHTFDRQPELGIYSIDLDTHRLIKLPRSDGLWMPRWSPDGAFILARSADSLSLLMFNKHTQKWNVLADGESFGYANWSSDGKFVYVLKRGNEPAIERIRISDGKTEIVASLAGVRQTGFRGAIWTGLAPNDDPLILRDTGSEELYSLDTTVH comes from the coding sequence AGGCGCGAGGAGATCGTTCAAAAACTTTGGGGAGATGACATCAACGTCGACACCGAGAATGCGATCAACACCGCCGTCCGAAAGATCAGGCAGGTGCTGGGAGATGATTCATCGAACCCCCGATTCGTGCAGACTATCAGCAAGCGGGGGTACCGGTTTCTTGCGCAGGCAACACAACCAGCATCGCCGGCCCAGCCGCCGGCACCGGCCTTGAAGGCGATCCGAGTGACACGGGCCTGGCAGTTCCTCGCCGGCACCGCAGCTCTGTTTTGCATCAGCCTTGTCTTTTGGAGTCTTATTCGATCCGGGCAGGTAATGCAGGTTTCCCACTATCAGCCAATCACGCACGACGGTGAGCCGAAGCAAGGGCCACTGTTGTCGGACGGCGTTCGGATCTATTTCGTCTCCGGGACCATGAATCAGCGCCGGATCTCCGAGATTTCGATAAATGGAGGGGAACTGTCAACTCTCGCCAGCAGGCTTGAGTCTCCTCGACTCCTGGATCTCTCGCCGAATAAAGGCGAGTTGCTGGTGACCTCCTTCGGGCCTCATCCCGATCTTTCCATTGGAGAAGGAAAAGGTTTGAAGGAGTCGATGTTGTGGAGCATTTCGTTGCCTTCCGGAACCGCAAGACGCGTTGGTGACGCGATAGCGGATGCAGCCGCCTTCAGTCCTGACGGCCAGAAGATCGCTATTGGCTGGAACGATGGCCTGTCCCTGGTTAACAGCGACGGCACCAATCAAAGAACACTGACGCGACTGCCTGGAGCCATTTCAGCGATCCGGTGGTCGCCGGACGGAAGGCGACTGCGCATGACAGTGATGAGCGCAACGACGCTGCATACGTCGTTGTGGGAAGTTGCCGCAAACGGGACATCCCCGCATGAAGTCCTGGGCGGATCGAATCCATCTCCCGCTGAATGCTGCGGCCTATGGAGTCCGGATGGCCGGTGGTACATCTTTCAATCCACGCGCGACGGCAAGACGGACATATGGGTTCTCCCCGAGTCTTCGGGACTGATCGGGCGCAGGACCCACTCGCCGAGTCAGCTTACTGCCGGACAGATCAATTCTCTCGCTCCGGAGATGAGCCCCGATGGAAGCAGGCTGTTCATCATTGGCCAGCAACTTCGCGGAGAGCTGGACAGATACGATGCCCGATTGAAACAGTTCGTGCCGTATCTAAACGGCATATCGGCCGAATTCCTTGACTTTTCTCGAGACGGAAAGTGGCTTGCCTATGTCAGCTTTCCGGATCACTTGCTTTGGCGCTGCGACGTTCACGGGGAACAGTGCCTCCAGCTCACACAACCTGCCATGCAACCGGCTGCGCCGCGTTGGTCTCCGGACTCAACAAGGCTTGCATTTTTCGATACATCGCCGGGAAAGCCTTTCAAATTATTCGTTGTGCCTGCAAATGGCGGGTCGCCAGCGGCAGTGGTCGACCAGCCTTGGAACGAAATCGATCCCAACTGGTCCCCGGATGGACACACTCTTGTCTTCAGCCACTTTCACACGTTCGACCGGCAGCCAGAACTGGGTATCTATTCCATCGATCTCGACACGCACCGGCTCATCAAGCTCCCCAGATCGGATGGGCTCTGGATGCCACGGTGGTCGCCGGACGGGGCCTTCATCCTGGCGAGATCGGCTGACTCTCTCTCGCTGCTGATGTTCAACAAGCACACACAAAAATGGAATGTGCTCGCCGATGGCGAAAGCTTCGGCTACGCCAACTGGTCTTCCGACGGCAAATTCGTCTACGTGCTCAAACGAGGAAACGAACCGGCCATCGAACGCATTCGGATATCCGACGGAAAGACCGAGATAGTAGCTAGCCTCGCTGGTGTAAGGCAAACTGGGTTCCGAGGGGCCATTTGGACAGGGCTCGCGCCAAATGATGATCCCTTGATCCTGCGCGACACCGGTAGCGAGGAACTCTATTCTCTCGACACGACCGTTCACTGA
- a CDS encoding PadR family transcriptional regulator, producing the protein MPMANSGTRDLFPGALEMMILESLRRQPAHGYALVQHIQQRSKNLLQVEEGSLYPALQRLLKAKQVKAEWGVSSTNRRVRTYQITASGLRHLEQQISTFERMFEGITLVLNPGKSPAF; encoded by the coding sequence ATGCCTATGGCCAACAGCGGTACTCGCGATTTGTTTCCTGGGGCGCTCGAGATGATGATTCTCGAGTCGCTTCGACGTCAACCGGCGCACGGATATGCGCTGGTACAGCATATTCAACAGCGATCGAAGAACCTGTTGCAGGTGGAAGAGGGATCGCTATATCCGGCACTTCAAAGGCTTCTGAAAGCAAAGCAAGTCAAAGCCGAATGGGGTGTTTCCTCCACCAACCGACGGGTGAGAACCTATCAGATCACTGCATCCGGCCTTCGCCATCTGGAGCAGCAGATTTCCACTTTTGAACGCATGTTCGAGGGCATTACGCTTGTCCTCAACCCGGGTAAATCGCCAGCCTTTTAA
- a CDS encoding ABC transporter permease has translation MQWTSKFQVFGKSRRHKALDDLSDEMRLHIEERVEQLQREGLTVKEAERQARIAFGNVALVQERSRDVWHWPTLESIWSDARLAMRQLRRSPGFTGAAILTLALAIGANAVVFSILNAFLLRPLNVAHPERLYQLQHGDEASAYQSYPDYLDLRDRNRSFDNLMAYTVDEVGLESGGDPTEVWVEEATGNYFDGLGLKPYLGHFFHAEDEHGAGSAPDIVLSYEYWHTHFQDDRSIVGRVVRLNRHPFTILGVAPKDFNGTLLFFNPAMWVPLIEHPALGAADNHDLETRGSRWIFETMGELKPAVTTAQATADLNAIGAQLEKAYPKDESKMTFKLASPTLYGDYLGGPVKAFMSGLMLLTSLILLAACANLGSLFAARAADRSREVALRLALGATRRRILRGLFTEAILISIVGGCVGVLGSVALLRMMSAWRPFPNWPIHLAVNPDSKVYLIALLLALVSGLLFGAVPVRQVLRTNPYETVKASSSGRGGRGVNLREVLLVAQIAICAVLVTSSLVAVRGLIYSLHAHLGFDTENTMLAETDLSMAGYGEDRASAMQKEMIHAMESIPGVEAVGLADTVPFETGASDTTVFADNTTDLRPKNATAHPVIFHVAPGYFRAAGTALLSGRDFTWQDDKSAPQVAVVNSEFARRLFGSVSGALGRFYKTKDGKRMQVVGVTEDGKYDHLSEDPSAAVFVSILQSPVVATTLVVRARSHQGSANNTAFDVDSLADAMRSKLRQLDAGMPVIIQTRTASIQVSMFAPRMATVALGVLGIMGAMLSITGIFGMAAYSVSRRLKELGIRVALGAQHWEVLQAALGRAVKLLAIGSVAGLVLGLFATRVLAFIVFQATPRDPLVLAGVVLAMGLVGLVATWIPAQRALSVNPLVLLREE, from the coding sequence ATGCAATGGACCTCAAAGTTTCAAGTTTTCGGTAAATCTCGTCGCCACAAAGCTCTTGACGACCTCTCCGATGAGATGCGGCTCCATATTGAGGAACGTGTGGAACAGTTGCAGCGTGAGGGCTTAACCGTTAAGGAGGCTGAACGACAGGCGCGTATCGCTTTTGGCAATGTGGCGCTGGTGCAAGAGCGCAGTCGGGACGTATGGCACTGGCCCACGCTGGAGTCGATCTGGAGCGACGCACGGTTAGCGATGCGCCAGTTGCGGCGATCTCCGGGATTCACCGGTGCAGCGATCTTGACGCTGGCTCTGGCGATCGGCGCAAACGCTGTGGTCTTCAGCATTTTGAATGCATTTTTGCTGCGGCCTTTGAACGTGGCGCATCCGGAAAGGCTTTACCAGCTTCAGCATGGTGACGAAGCGTCAGCGTACCAGTCCTATCCCGACTATCTCGATTTGCGCGATCGCAATCGCAGCTTCGATAACTTGATGGCATACACAGTCGATGAAGTGGGGCTGGAGTCCGGCGGAGATCCAACCGAAGTTTGGGTGGAAGAAGCTACCGGGAATTACTTTGACGGGTTAGGACTGAAGCCCTACCTGGGGCACTTCTTCCATGCAGAGGATGAGCATGGAGCCGGAAGCGCACCGGACATCGTGTTGAGCTACGAGTATTGGCATACACACTTCCAGGATGATCGAAGCATAGTAGGCCGCGTAGTGCGGCTGAACAGGCATCCGTTCACGATTCTGGGCGTGGCTCCGAAGGATTTTAACGGTACGTTGCTGTTTTTCAATCCGGCGATGTGGGTGCCCCTGATCGAACATCCGGCACTTGGAGCCGCCGACAATCATGATTTGGAGACGCGCGGATCTCGCTGGATCTTCGAAACGATGGGAGAACTGAAACCGGCTGTGACAACGGCGCAGGCGACTGCTGATTTAAATGCGATCGGAGCCCAGCTGGAAAAGGCTTACCCCAAGGACGAGAGCAAGATGACGTTTAAGCTGGCTTCTCCAACCCTTTACGGCGACTATCTGGGTGGGCCAGTGAAGGCTTTCATGTCCGGACTGATGCTGCTGACCTCGCTGATTTTACTGGCGGCATGCGCGAACCTGGGCAGTCTGTTTGCCGCTCGGGCCGCGGATCGCTCGCGGGAGGTTGCCCTGCGGTTAGCGCTGGGCGCCACGCGAAGACGCATCCTGAGGGGCCTGTTTACCGAGGCGATCTTGATTTCGATCGTCGGCGGCTGTGTCGGCGTACTTGGAAGCGTGGCGCTGCTGAGGATGATGAGCGCCTGGCGGCCGTTCCCAAACTGGCCGATTCATCTGGCGGTAAATCCGGACAGTAAGGTGTACCTGATCGCGTTGCTGCTGGCGTTGGTGAGCGGGTTGCTCTTCGGTGCGGTTCCCGTGCGCCAGGTGCTGCGGACCAATCCTTACGAGACCGTGAAAGCGAGTTCAAGCGGCCGTGGGGGCAGGGGCGTGAATCTGCGCGAAGTGCTGCTCGTGGCGCAGATTGCGATTTGTGCGGTGCTGGTTACGTCTTCTCTGGTGGCAGTTCGGGGGCTGATCTATTCGCTGCACGCGCATCTGGGATTTGACACCGAGAACACCATGCTGGCGGAGACAGACCTGAGCATGGCCGGCTACGGCGAAGATCGAGCTTCGGCGATGCAGAAGGAAATGATCCACGCGATGGAGAGTATTCCGGGGGTAGAGGCAGTGGGACTGGCCGATACTGTTCCCTTCGAGACGGGTGCGAGCGATACGACTGTGTTTGCCGACAACACCACAGACCTGCGACCGAAGAACGCAACCGCGCACCCTGTAATCTTTCATGTTGCACCTGGGTACTTTCGCGCTGCGGGCACCGCCTTGCTGTCGGGTCGCGACTTCACCTGGCAGGATGACAAAAGTGCGCCGCAGGTTGCGGTGGTCAACAGCGAGTTCGCGCGCAGGCTGTTCGGGTCTGTCTCCGGCGCCCTCGGCCGATTTTACAAGACGAAAGACGGAAAGCGGATGCAGGTGGTGGGCGTCACGGAAGATGGCAAGTATGACCACCTTTCAGAAGACCCAAGCGCAGCAGTCTTCGTTTCCATCCTGCAGTCTCCGGTCGTAGCGACGACCCTGGTGGTTCGCGCTCGCTCACATCAAGGCAGCGCGAACAACACTGCGTTTGATGTTGATTCCTTAGCTGACGCGATGCGAAGCAAGCTGCGGCAACTGGATGCAGGGATGCCCGTGATCATTCAGACCCGGACCGCGTCGATCCAGGTGAGTATGTTCGCCCCTCGCATGGCGACGGTAGCCTTGGGCGTCTTAGGGATCATGGGCGCCATGCTGTCAATCACTGGAATCTTCGGCATGGCGGCCTACTCAGTGAGCAGGCGACTGAAGGAGTTGGGAATTCGGGTCGCCCTCGGCGCCCAGCACTGGGAAGTGCTGCAGGCTGCACTGGGGCGAGCGGTGAAACTGCTGGCGATTGGTTCGGTTGCGGGTCTGGTGCTGGGACTCTTCGCGACGCGTGTGCTGGCGTTCATTGTGTTCCAGGCAACGCCGCGCGATCCGCTGGTGCTGGCTGGAGTGGTACTGGCGATGGGGCTGGTGGGATTGGTTGCGACATGGATTCCGGCGCAACGTGCGCTGTCGGTGAATCCACTGGTTCTGCTCCGGGAAGAATAG
- a CDS encoding NAD-dependent malic enzyme produces the protein MPTSSQSHTENVARMVSLSGFDLINTPRLNKGTAFTGEERDVFSLHGLLPPHEGTLEEQLERRMQALDTEATPFTKYAFLRDLQDINETLFYALVVGNVEKLLPLVYTPTVGEGCQRFSEIWRKPRGLFISYPNKDRIPQILSHSRYDEIRCIVVSDGERILGLGDQGAGGMGIPIGKMALYTALGGIHPEHCLPILLDVGTDNEERLKSPIYIGWRSHRVRGQQYDDFVDAFVQAVKARWPHVLLQWEDFAGNNAARLLARYRNQLCTFNDDIQGTAAIATATLISAINVTGVPLEKQKIVVFGFGSAGLGITELLTQFIEDRGLGKDQARACFYGIDQYGLITGRRANVNAEQLPYARNEEEVQSWRQPNGEITLIDVIRHVQPTVLIGVSGQAGAFTEEAVREMAKHVERPVIFPLSNPTSRSEATPQNLMDWTEGRALVGTGSPFEPVNVGGRRVPVAQTNNSYIFPGLALGIVASRARHVTDTMVKAAATELVRHLPTQENKSGSLLPPLSDARTLGKLIGEAVGRQAILDGEAQVTSDEELTRGIKANIWEPVYEHYVRES, from the coding sequence ATGCCCACTTCATCGCAATCCCATACCGAAAATGTAGCACGCATGGTTTCACTCTCAGGCTTCGATCTGATCAATACTCCGCGGCTCAACAAAGGCACTGCCTTTACCGGTGAGGAGCGCGATGTCTTTTCCTTGCACGGACTATTACCGCCGCATGAGGGCACGCTTGAAGAACAGCTTGAGCGGCGCATGCAGGCGCTTGACACCGAGGCAACGCCGTTTACCAAATACGCATTCCTGCGTGATCTCCAGGACATCAACGAAACGCTTTTCTATGCATTGGTCGTGGGCAACGTGGAAAAGTTGCTGCCGCTCGTCTACACGCCTACGGTTGGCGAGGGCTGCCAACGGTTCAGCGAAATCTGGAGAAAGCCGCGCGGCTTGTTCATCAGCTATCCCAACAAAGACCGTATTCCGCAGATTCTGAGCCACTCGCGCTACGATGAGATCCGCTGCATCGTGGTCAGCGACGGTGAGCGTATTCTCGGGCTCGGCGATCAAGGGGCAGGGGGAATGGGCATTCCCATCGGAAAGATGGCGCTGTATACGGCGCTGGGTGGAATTCATCCCGAGCACTGCCTGCCCATCCTTCTCGACGTCGGCACAGATAACGAGGAACGGTTGAAGAGCCCGATCTATATTGGCTGGAGGAGCCACCGCGTGCGTGGCCAGCAGTATGACGACTTCGTCGATGCCTTCGTGCAGGCCGTCAAGGCGCGTTGGCCTCATGTGCTTCTGCAGTGGGAGGACTTTGCTGGCAACAATGCCGCGCGGCTCCTGGCGCGCTATCGCAATCAGCTTTGCACCTTCAACGATGATATCCAGGGAACCGCGGCCATAGCGACGGCGACGCTGATCTCCGCCATCAACGTCACCGGAGTTCCACTCGAAAAGCAGAAAATTGTGGTCTTCGGCTTCGGTAGCGCAGGCCTCGGCATCACCGAGTTGCTGACGCAGTTCATTGAGGACCGTGGCCTCGGAAAAGACCAGGCGCGGGCTTGCTTTTATGGAATCGATCAATACGGTCTCATCACCGGGCGCCGAGCAAACGTGAATGCAGAGCAGCTGCCTTACGCGCGCAACGAAGAGGAAGTGCAGAGTTGGCGGCAACCCAATGGAGAGATCACATTGATTGACGTGATTCGCCACGTGCAGCCCACCGTGCTGATCGGCGTCTCAGGACAGGCTGGTGCCTTTACTGAAGAAGCTGTGCGCGAAATGGCCAAGCATGTTGAGCGACCGGTGATCTTTCCACTCTCCAACCCTACATCGCGCAGTGAAGCCACTCCACAAAACCTGATGGACTGGACCGAAGGACGGGCGTTGGTCGGTACGGGCAGTCCGTTTGAGCCAGTGAATGTAGGCGGACGGCGAGTCCCTGTCGCGCAAACCAACAACTCCTACATCTTTCCTGGACTTGCCCTGGGAATCGTCGCCTCCCGGGCGAGGCATGTCACCGACACTATGGTCAAAGCCGCGGCGACGGAACTGGTGCGGCATCTGCCGACGCAGGAGAATAAGTCAGGGAGCCTATTGCCGCCTCTGTCGGACGCGCGAACACTCGGCAAGCTCATCGGCGAAGCGGTCGGCAGGCAAGCCATCCTCGACGGCGAGGCGCAGGTAACCAGCGACGAGGAACTTACGCGCGGGATCAAGGCCAACATTTGGGAGCCGGTGTACGAACATTACGTGCGCGAATCTTAA
- the fumC gene encoding class II fumarate hydratase, with amino-acid sequence MAENETAARSFRIEEDALGEVEVPADHLWGAQTQRSHLNFTIGVERFRWGRLVIRALGILKKSAALANGELGQLPEDKVELIVRAAQEVIEGEWDAEFPLVVFQTGSGTQTNMNANEVIANRAIQLAGGVVGSKIPIHPNDDVNHSQSSNDTFPTAMHIAVVEAVENLLVPAVSELRATLHAKSQAYHEVVMIGRTHLQDATPLTVGQMMSGWVAQLDETLEGIHGSLAFIYPLAIGGTAVGTGLNAHPRFGEVTARRAAEETGKPFTSALNKFAALSAHDGLVAVSGALRTLAGALMKLANDVRWYASGPRAGIGELNIPENEPGSSIMPGKVNPTQCEAMTMVAVQVFGNDHAVAFAGSQGNFQLNVYKPVILHNVLTSVELLADCCRTFNEHCAKGIEPNSKRIREHVDNSLMLVTALNPHIGYEKAARISRTAYLEDISLREAALKLGFLTADQFDHWVRPEDMTHSLDKSESSH; translated from the coding sequence ATGGCGGAAAACGAAACAGCGGCACGTTCTTTTCGCATCGAAGAAGATGCTCTTGGAGAGGTCGAGGTTCCTGCGGACCATCTCTGGGGCGCTCAGACGCAACGCTCGCATTTGAACTTCACCATTGGCGTGGAACGATTCCGGTGGGGACGCCTGGTCATCCGCGCGCTCGGCATCTTGAAGAAATCTGCAGCGCTGGCCAACGGTGAACTCGGCCAGTTGCCCGAAGACAAAGTTGAGTTAATCGTGCGTGCGGCGCAGGAAGTAATCGAAGGAGAGTGGGATGCGGAGTTTCCGCTGGTCGTATTTCAGACCGGATCCGGAACGCAGACCAACATGAACGCGAACGAAGTGATCGCCAATCGTGCCATCCAGCTTGCGGGAGGCGTTGTGGGTTCTAAGATTCCCATTCATCCAAACGATGATGTGAATCACAGTCAATCGTCGAACGACACGTTTCCAACGGCCATGCACATCGCCGTGGTCGAAGCAGTCGAAAATTTGCTGGTACCAGCCGTCAGCGAGCTTCGTGCCACTCTGCACGCGAAGTCGCAGGCGTATCACGAAGTTGTCATGATTGGCCGGACGCACCTGCAAGACGCAACCCCACTGACTGTGGGGCAGATGATGTCGGGCTGGGTCGCGCAACTGGACGAGACTCTTGAGGGTATACACGGTTCGCTCGCCTTTATCTATCCACTGGCAATCGGCGGAACTGCGGTAGGCACAGGGCTGAACGCGCATCCTCGATTTGGTGAAGTGACTGCCCGGCGCGCAGCGGAGGAGACAGGAAAGCCATTTACTTCCGCGTTAAACAAATTCGCTGCTCTTTCTGCGCACGACGGCCTGGTCGCCGTGAGCGGCGCTTTGAGAACCCTCGCTGGCGCACTGATGAAGCTCGCCAACGACGTGCGCTGGTACGCTTCCGGACCGCGCGCAGGAATTGGCGAACTGAACATTCCGGAAAACGAGCCCGGCTCGTCGATCATGCCCGGGAAAGTAAATCCAACGCAGTGCGAAGCGATGACTATGGTCGCGGTTCAGGTATTTGGTAATGACCACGCTGTCGCCTTCGCCGGTTCGCAGGGCAACTTTCAACTGAACGTGTATAAGCCCGTGATCCTGCATAACGTGCTCACATCGGTCGAACTGCTCGCTGACTGCTGCCGAACTTTCAACGAGCATTGCGCCAAAGGAATCGAACCGAATTCGAAGCGAATTCGGGAGCACGTCGACAATTCGCTGATGCTGGTTACGGCGCTCAATCCACACATCGGCTACGAAAAGGCAGCCAGGATTTCCCGCACTGCTTACCTGGAAGACATCAGCCTTCGGGAGGCCGCTTTGAAGCTTGGCTTCCTGACTGCCGACCAATTTGACCACTGGGTACGGCCAGAAGACATGACCCATTCCCTTGACAAGAGCGAGTCCTCACACTGA
- a CDS encoding alpha/beta hydrolase family protein, whose product MKSLVYWAATGMAVLAPTHVFSQEHLFSVKDDIAMRRFSDPHPEHGIPGSEIARKSPDGRYVVVVTTKGLLASDQIESDISVFDVEQVAAFLKTDSVHAPSPRLIAKIVSFPHRAPVEEYAPVIQDLSWSPDKTSVYFKGESPTGAYQLYEARLDGSGFQTLTPANISVNRFDVVKETIVYSASRAGVGRTPHGDIINTDAQRLTGYSLEDVLFPGEMNSLAPETFTLSVLHRAHGRWVTNHLPQYSLQEIPTMSHLFPFAVSPRADQLIALTPVSSIPVAWKGYDPASGYENLRMNGNVPGRTSVDNLLRPERYSLINLMNGRSIALFDAPNARILGYYDRNRLAWAADGKRVLLTNTFLSADTVSAQSNTPCAVASVDLPSLQTSCLFFEDKGQQPSDKHVLDVSFGTDDNEALVLLRNGPNEQIFQRYRRENGHWYLLSSSHFNAITNRLHELASPEKLEHEELQVSVRQGYNDPPMLWASNLTTGKLRQLWDPNPQFTHIRFGEAASYNWKDSTGREWNGVLVKPVGYMSGQRYPMVLQMYSFTEDEFVTDGVAPSAFAARHLASAGFVVLQIKKKPSTLSEADPQTHLEGYRSAIETLDKAGLIDPSRVGVVGFSWTCWYVVNALIKDPKLFAAATIADGLDNSYMQYILFDGDIQRQMDTIRGTSPFGNGLKRWVEEAPGFNLDKVETPVRIEAINPLSVLQEWELYTSLRLQHKSVDLIYFPEGTHIHQKPLERLESQQGNVDWLRFWLQGYEDPDPAKHDQYEVWRHLKNTHADSSGIQISK is encoded by the coding sequence ATGAAATCCCTTGTGTACTGGGCCGCCACCGGCATGGCGGTTCTCGCCCCAACTCACGTCTTTTCGCAGGAGCATTTGTTTTCTGTCAAAGACGATATTGCCATGCGTCGGTTTAGCGATCCACACCCTGAGCACGGCATTCCTGGAAGTGAGATCGCCCGCAAATCCCCGGATGGACGATATGTTGTTGTTGTCACTACCAAAGGGCTGCTGGCGTCCGACCAAATCGAATCGGATATTTCCGTCTTTGATGTCGAGCAGGTAGCGGCATTTCTTAAAACCGACTCTGTGCACGCGCCCAGCCCGCGGCTCATCGCGAAGATTGTTTCATTTCCACATCGCGCCCCGGTCGAAGAATATGCACCGGTGATTCAAGACCTCTCGTGGTCCCCAGACAAGACAAGTGTCTACTTCAAAGGGGAGAGTCCCACGGGCGCTTATCAGCTATACGAGGCTAGGCTTGACGGAAGCGGCTTTCAAACGCTGACGCCAGCCAATATCAGTGTCAACCGCTTCGACGTTGTAAAGGAAACGATTGTCTACTCGGCTTCAAGAGCTGGCGTCGGTCGTACTCCTCATGGCGACATCATCAACACGGACGCCCAAAGACTGACAGGCTACAGCTTGGAAGATGTGCTCTTCCCCGGAGAAATGAACTCTCTTGCTCCCGAGACTTTCACGCTGTCGGTTCTGCACCGCGCCCATGGTCGGTGGGTCACGAATCATTTACCTCAATACTCGCTCCAAGAGATCCCTACCATGTCTCACTTATTTCCATTCGCGGTTTCTCCGCGAGCGGACCAACTCATTGCGCTCACCCCGGTTTCCAGTATCCCCGTTGCGTGGAAGGGCTACGATCCCGCCTCCGGTTACGAGAATTTGCGGATGAACGGCAACGTCCCAGGTCGAACCAGCGTGGATAATCTTCTCCGGCCCGAAAGGTATTCCTTGATCAATTTGATGAACGGCCGGAGCATCGCGCTCTTCGATGCTCCGAACGCGAGAATATTGGGATACTATGATCGAAATCGGCTGGCGTGGGCAGCAGACGGAAAACGCGTTCTCCTGACCAACACATTCTTGTCTGCCGACACGGTGTCCGCCCAAAGCAATACACCATGTGCTGTTGCCAGCGTAGATCTTCCGTCACTTCAGACAAGTTGTCTCTTTTTCGAAGACAAAGGGCAGCAACCTTCAGATAAGCATGTGTTGGACGTGTCCTTCGGAACTGACGACAACGAAGCCCTCGTCCTTTTGAGAAATGGACCGAATGAGCAGATCTTTCAGCGATATCGTCGGGAAAACGGTCACTGGTATCTACTCTCTAGTAGCCACTTCAATGCAATCACCAACCGGCTTCATGAGTTAGCGTCGCCTGAGAAACTAGAGCACGAAGAGCTCCAAGTCTCTGTCCGACAAGGCTACAACGATCCTCCCATGCTTTGGGCGTCCAATCTCACTACAGGGAAGTTGCGTCAACTTTGGGACCCCAACCCCCAATTCACTCATATTCGTTTCGGCGAAGCCGCCTCTTACAACTGGAAAGACAGCACTGGGCGAGAGTGGAACGGTGTACTCGTGAAGCCGGTCGGTTACATGTCCGGACAGAGATATCCTATGGTCCTCCAGATGTATTCCTTTACGGAAGATGAATTCGTGACGGATGGTGTGGCTCCGAGCGCATTCGCTGCCAGACACCTCGCCAGTGCAGGTTTTGTCGTCCTGCAGATCAAGAAGAAGCCAAGCACTTTGTCCGAGGCTGATCCACAAACTCATCTGGAGGGATATCGAAGTGCCATCGAGACCTTGGATAAGGCCGGACTCATTGATCCGAGCCGTGTGGGTGTGGTGGGCTTTAGTTGGACATGCTGGTATGTGGTGAACGCTCTCATCAAAGATCCAAAGCTTTTCGCGGCGGCCACAATCGCGGATGGTTTGGACAACAGCTATATGCAATACATCTTGTTCGATGGCGATATCCAACGGCAAATGGACACAATTCGTGGGACGAGTCCTTTTGGAAACGGCTTGAAACGATGGGTGGAGGAAGCACCCGGATTCAACCTGGACAAAGTGGAAACGCCGGTACGAATAGAAGCGATCAATCCCTTGTCAGTGCTACAGGAATGGGAACTCTATACTTCACTCCGACTCCAACACAAGTCTGTTGACCTGATCTATTTTCCCGAAGGCACGCATATACATCAGAAGCCGTTAGAAAGGCTTGAATCACAACAAGGAAACGTTGACTGGCTTCGATTCTGGTTGCAAGGGTATGAAGATCCCGATCCAGCCAAGCACGATCAGTATGAGGTATGGCGGCATCTGAAAAACACACACGCGGATAGTTCGGGCATTCAAATCAGCAAATGA